TTGACCTGCCCAACGAGGCGGTTAAGTGGAATCCAATACCAAAGCACGCCATAAACTTCTCGAAAACCTGTGAGGTGAGCATAAACAACCTGAGAGTTGAAAGCAATGCGATTCTCGGCGAGAAAGATCTGGGCTGGTATCTGCTGCTTGATGTCCTCAATCCTGAGAGGATGAGCGCCGCTGCAGGAGCAATTGGAGGGGCTAAGTTAGCGATAAGCAAGGCAGTTGAGTATTCAAAGCAGCGCAAGGTTTTTGCTGATCCGATTGGCAGCTATCAGGGTCTGCAGTTCCCCTTAGCTGAGGCCTATGCTGCCTTAGAATGTGCAAGGCTCATGATGTACAAGGCTGCATGGCTCTACGATACCAAATTTGCCGCTGAAGATGTCAAAGACCCGAAGAAGAGGGTGGAGATGGCCGCTGTTTTCAGGGAGATAGGAGATGCTGCAAACATGGCTAAGGCTGTGGCTGTTGAGAACGCGCTGAAAGCAGTTTACTGGGCAATGCAGACCTTCGGCGGCTACGGCTACGCCAAGGAGTACGATGTTGAGAGGTGGTGGAGGGAGGTCAACCTTCTCCGCCTTGCACCGATAACACAGCAGATGGCTCTGAACTACATAGCTGAACACATCCTCGGAATGCCGAGGAGCTACAGAGTTTAGCCATGAAGGTTGTCAAAGACCCAGAGCTGAAAATTGAGCGAAAGGAATCGCTCAACAAGATGCTCTGGAACACCGTTCAGAGTCATCCAAGAGTGTCGGCCATTGGCTACTGGGACGATGGAAAGCTGAAATATCTCACCTACGAGGAGTTCTGGGAGAGGGTGAGGAAGCTATCAAAGTTTTTAATTTCTTCCGGCCTGCGGAAGGGAGACAGGGTTGCGATTTACGCCGACACACGCTATGAATGGGAGATTGCCGACTTTGCAGTTCTAACTGCTGGGGGAGTGGTTGTTACAGTCCACAGCGTTCTTAACAGAGAGCAGGTTGAATACATCCTGAGAGACTCGGAGAGCAGAGTTGTTTTCACGGAAAAGAAGTATGCTGAAAACGTTCCTGAGGACTTTGAGGTTTACTTTCTGGAGGAGCTGGAAAAGCTTGTCGGTGAGGTTTCTGATGATGAATTCGAAAGCAGATGGAAGAGCGTTGAGCCTGACGACCTTGCAAGCATTGTTTACACCTCTGGCACCACAGGAGAGCCAAAGGGGGCGATGCTCACGCACTGGAACTGGAGGTTCAACTGCCACTCTGTGATGTCCATCACGCCCTTCTATCCCGGAGAGCCCCACATCTGCTATCTGCCATTGAGCCACGTTTACCAGAGGCTTGTTTTCTTTGCTGGAATTTCGAGGGCAGCAACAGCAGTTTTCTGCAGTCCCCAGCAGTTCCTCGAAACGTCAACAGCAGTGAAGCCTGTTGGACTAATAGTTGTGCCGAGAATTCTTGAGAGGGTGAATGCGGGAATTGTCGAGAAAGTTGAGAAGTCACCAGCTTTGGCAAAGAAGATTTTCTACTGGTCGAGAGGAGTTGCCATTGAGTGTGGAAAGAGAATGAGCAGAGGGGAGAAATACGGCTTCTGGCTGAATATAAAGAGAATAATCGCAGACAGGCTTGTTTTCAGCAAAATTCGGGAGAACCTCGGCCTCACAAGAATCAGGTTTGTCTGCTCCTCTGCCGCAGAACTACAGAAGGAGCTGGCCTACATGTTCAATGGCATGGGAATTCCCGTAATTGAGGGCTACGGAATGACAGAGACTGCAGCACCATCCAACCTCAATCCTGTCGGAAGGTTCAAACCCGGCACAGTTGGCCCGCCAATTCCCGGCATCGAGGAGGCGATAGCTGAGGATGGAGAGATTCTCGTCAGGGGAGACAACGTGATGAAGGGCTACTGGAGAAAGGAAGCTGAGACGAGAAAAACCTTCACCGAGGATGGATGGCTGAAGACAGGTGACCTTGGAGAGTTCGACGAGGATGGCTACCTCGTCTTTCTCGGGAGGAAGAAGCACATAATTGTCCTTGACACGGGTAAAAACGTTTCTCCTGTCCCTATAGAGGAGGAATTGCTCAAAAATCCGCTTGTGAGTGATGCGGTTATCATTGGTGACGGAAAGCCCTACGTAACTACCCTCATAGTCCCGAATTTCAGCATGCTCCTTGAGTTTGCCGATAAAAACGGAATTGAGTATGACAGGAGTAGAACGATTGTTCAGAGGAGCATTTCTGGAGAGGAGGAGATTGTGGCTGTTGATGAAAACCTTGTGGAGAATAATGCAGTTAAGGAGCTTTACGCAAAAATTGTTGATGATGTCAACAGCAGGCTGGCAAAGCACGAGACAATCAAGAAGTTCAAAATTTTGCCTGAGGCTTTCAGCCTTGAGAAGGGGGAGATAACTCCAACTTTGAAGAAGAGGAGGCACGTCATTCTGAAGAG
The nucleotide sequence above comes from Archaeoglobus fulgidus DSM 4304. Encoded proteins:
- a CDS encoding AMP-dependent synthetase/ligase: MKVVKDPELKIERKESLNKMLWNTVQSHPRVSAIGYWDDGKLKYLTYEEFWERVRKLSKFLISSGLRKGDRVAIYADTRYEWEIADFAVLTAGGVVVTVHSVLNREQVEYILRDSESRVVFTEKKYAENVPEDFEVYFLEELEKLVGEVSDDEFESRWKSVEPDDLASIVYTSGTTGEPKGAMLTHWNWRFNCHSVMSITPFYPGEPHICYLPLSHVYQRLVFFAGISRAATAVFCSPQQFLETSTAVKPVGLIVVPRILERVNAGIVEKVEKSPALAKKIFYWSRGVAIECGKRMSRGEKYGFWLNIKRIIADRLVFSKIRENLGLTRIRFVCSSAAELQKELAYMFNGMGIPVIEGYGMTETAAPSNLNPVGRFKPGTVGPPIPGIEEAIAEDGEILVRGDNVMKGYWRKEAETRKTFTEDGWLKTGDLGEFDEDGYLVFLGRKKHIIVLDTGKNVSPVPIEEELLKNPLVSDAVIIGDGKPYVTTLIVPNFSMLLEFADKNGIEYDRSRTIVQRSISGEEEIVAVDENLVENNAVKELYAKIVDDVNSRLAKHETIKKFKILPEAFSLEKGEITPTLKKRRHVILKRYEKFIEEMYKR
- a CDS encoding acyl-CoA dehydrogenase family protein → MHFEFNEEQRMIANAARDIAKDFPPEYWREKEENGEFAEEFFKAVCDAGFMGIVIPEEYGGGGYGMTELLIAMEELSANGCGAGGVWYFVLTEVFGALPIVRYGTEEQKEKYLPKIAKGEMEFCMALTEPDAGTNTLRIKTFAEKDGEEYVINGNKIFISGVDRAKGMLLVARTTPPEKAPRRTLGITLFLVDLPNEAVKWNPIPKHAINFSKTCEVSINNLRVESNAILGEKDLGWYLLLDVLNPERMSAAAGAIGGAKLAISKAVEYSKQRKVFADPIGSYQGLQFPLAEAYAALECARLMMYKAAWLYDTKFAAEDVKDPKKRVEMAAVFREIGDAANMAKAVAVENALKAVYWAMQTFGGYGYAKEYDVERWWREVNLLRLAPITQQMALNYIAEHILGMPRSYRV